In one Diprion similis isolate iyDipSimi1 chromosome 6, iyDipSimi1.1, whole genome shotgun sequence genomic region, the following are encoded:
- the LOC124407551 gene encoding cyclic nucleotide-gated cation channel beta-1-like isoform X2, with protein sequence MKLSVSAYRAQASAHKKILCSYQHQLSYGATSQAGGPRTPSDPAAGLNFKVDRAENDAGRAGGLAPPSVHGHNPGGSDSGSGPGSRMVPGPDSGSSAPSSVPHSLATSRDDEDDDEDDSSSRRQGGSRTKSNQRWMKLRTTVQLSSAISTIQKKPPLKREDSFLKRFSTRQIPESQETLDTAEGEGDATDDKDSGVRRRRPRRTQRPPKTVVNPDENFYYYWLMLLSTCVLYNLWTLIVRQSLPELQALAPAAWLACDGFTDVVFFLDVGVQFRTGYLEQGLMVYNSKKLAGHYFKSKSFILDLLALLPLDLLQVNLGSNPLLRFPRFLKVYRVYDYYYMVESRTVYPNFWRVLNLIHILLILAHWFGCFYYLLSEAEGFQGDWVYPYRPGEYATLTRKYLGSLYWSTLTLTTIGDLPTPETNAEVMAGGNPRSLARRGRLSRLLQFKHNGGYVFTIVSYLIGVFIFATIVGQVGNVITNRNANRLEFERLLDGAKTYMRHHKVPGGMKRRVLRWYDYSWSRGRIQGGGDINTALGLLPDKLKTELALHVNLSVLKKVTIFQECQPEFLHDLVLKMKAYIFTPGDSICRKGEVAREMFIIADGILEVISETGRVLTTMKAGDFFGEIGILNLDGLNKRTADVRSVGYSELFSLSREDVLGAMKDYPEAQEILQNLGRKRLMEAQRVARSVRQPTSPGHDSSDNSTGKRIVDKLRSDVKGLKNVLRKSRRNTRPEESLELQPLAPKAPMLRRQTKVDPDAHEVSAASNAEPPISPIGAGLPLLSRLRLLKEKQEREEKKNVVEIQSATVEPQTTQIPEVQNPTNQNLPLLQRILLLKAKNDQETTSDKEGPGKEPLLPKNSIPEETVEMEQNQEVIQTAVAESSAISPTASTASGCSIGGKKPWNMLKDASLKTREPKRNHSPQTSPPVRRLRVKRSLLHIRQQTKMYASVDDLSPEYCGLPFVKKLKILNERQKLAELEKAVRSSSLDCTEPTDIEFDSNLTRSHSEACAIEYARKLAKLNQDQAITFQNQLSPENETLERRNLKSILKKLSAESRTGSSETSTTNIPDKKTATAELRKLMRAPTIEGYAARHSKLSKSVTFNKYTLQSPPSEQPNNTAIGDHQNQPLPQERQEPNPLPPPPTSKLSFRPISSGNILQIVSGAREDEYLGELVSGIREVIQARLEDIQSKFERQFTSLESEIRKRDEIISQLQARIQELEQRENPHIDESRDSTEPDTSMEEDVAEDHPFMRDGSVDTVLTAQPEMRRGSSMAPTHNRRSWEDHSEEETLELQDLPRSISPQSLWRDDVVIDVESSNEPSSNSEDEKQGQHGSDRHQTDENYDDDDDDDDDDVDVDDDDDDGHNNWEVAMLAEELEARRRNSEGSSPGS encoded by the exons GTGGATCGGGCGGAGAACGACGCGGGCCGGGCGGGTGGGCTGGCCCCACCATCAGTCCACGGTCACAACCCTGGCGGGTCGGATTCTGGGTCAGGGCCTGGATCTAGGATGGTCCCAGGGCCAGACTCAGGGAGCAGCGCACCATCCTCGGTTCCTCACTCGTTGGCCACATCCCgagacgacgaagacgacgacgaggatgaCAGCAGCAGTCGACGACAGGGTGGATCGAG AACGAAAAGTAACCAGCGGTGGATGAAACTACGAACCACGGTTCAGCTGTCATCGGCAATATCAACAATTCAAAAGAAGCCTCCATTGAAGCGTGAGGATTCATTCCTGAAGCGATTTTCCACCCGACAAATACCGGAAAGTCAGGAAACCTTGGACACTGCTGAAGGCGAAGGCGATGCAACGGACGACAAGGATTCAGGTGTTCGTAGAAGACGTCCGCGGAGGACGCAACGTCCGCCAAAAACTGTCGTGAACCCAGACGAAAACTTCTATTATTACTGGTTGATGCTTTTGTCAACCTGCGTTCTATATAATTTATGGACACTTATAGTGAGACAAAGTTTACCTGAACTCCAAGCCTTGGCACCGGCTGCTTGGCTGGCATGTGACGGATTTACCgatgtggttttttttctcgacgtTGGTGTACAGTTCCGCACCGGCTACCTTGAGCAAGGACTGATGGTGTACAACAGTAAAAAATTAGCTGGACACTACTTCAAGTCGAAATCGTTCATATTGGATTTACTCGCGTTGCTGCCGTTGGACCTTTTGCAAGTGAATCTCGGCAGTAACCCGTTGTTAAGGTTTCctagatttttgaaagtttatcGAGTCTACGACTATTATTACATGGTGGAATCGCGAACAGTATACCCCAACTTCTGGAGAGTCTTAAATCTAATTCATATTCTTTTAATACTCGCTCATTGGTTTggatgtttttattatttactaaGCGAAGCTGAAGGCTTCCAAGGAGACTGGGTGTATCCGTATAGGCCAGGAGAATACGCCACTCTGACCAGAAAATATTTGGGCTCCCTTTACTGGTCCACCCTAACGTTGACTACCATCGGTGACTTGCCTACGCCAGAAACTAACGCCGA AGTCATGGCGGGCGGCAATCCCCGGAGCCTCGCTCGACGTGGCCGACTGTCCCGGCTTCTGCAGTTCAAGCATAATGGAGG GTACGTCTTCACCATTGTCAGCTACCTCATCGGAGTGTTCATATTCGCTACCATCGTCGGGCAAGTTGGCAACGTAATAACGAACAGAAACGCCAATCGTTTGGAATTTGAAAGGTTACTGGACGGTGCCAAGACTTATATGAGGCACCACAAGGTTCCCGGAGGCATGAAAAGAAGAGTGTTAAGATGGTACGATTACAGTTGGTCACGCGGAAGAATTCAAGGCGGAGGTGACATCAACACGGCACTAGGATTGCTACCAGATAAATTAAAGACTGAGCTCGCGTTGCACGTCAATTTATCCGTcctaaaaaaagttaccattttTCAG gaGTGCCAACCAGAATTTCTTCACGATTTAGTTCTTAAAATGAAGGCGTACATCTTCACCCCCGGGGACTCGATATGCCGGAAAGGTGAAGTTGCTAGAGAAATGTTTATAATAGCCGATGGGATTTTGGAGGTGATCAGTGAAACTGGAAGGGTTTTGACCACTATGAAAGCAGGCGACTTTTTCGGGGAAATCGGTATTCTGAATTTGGATGGACTAAATAA GCGTACGGCGGACGTGAGATCAGTTGGTTACTCAGAATTATTCAGCCTTTCTCGGGAGGATGTTTTGGGGGCGATGAAGGATTACCCAGAGGCtcaagaaattttacaaaatttgggCCGAAAACGTCTTATGGAGGCTCAAAGAGTGGCTAGATCCGTCAGGCAACCGACGTCTCCGGGACACGACTCGTCCGACAATAGCACCGGGAAACGAATCGTTGACAAGCTGAGGAGCGACGTTAAGGGTCTTAAAAACGTCCTCCGCAAAAGCAGGCGAAACACCAGACCCGAGGAGAGCCTGGAATTGCAACCGTTGGCGCCAAAAGCACCGATGCTGCGACGTCAAACAAAAGTCGACCCGGACGCGCACGAAGTATCGGCAGCAAGTAACGCCGAACCGCCGATATCGCCGATCGGCGCAGGGCTGCCACTCTTGTCGAGGTTGAGGCTTCTGAAGGAAAAACAAGAGcgggaagagaagaaaaatgtagTCGAAATTCAAAGCGCCACCGTCGAGCCGCAGACGACACAAATTCCCGAAGTTCAAAATCCGACGAATCAGAACTTGCCGTTGCTGCAGAGGATACTTCTGTTGAAGGCTAAAAATGATCAGGAAACGACGTCGGACAAAGAAGGACCCGGGAAAGAACCTCTTCttccaaaaaattctatacCGGAAGAAACGGTTGAGATGGAACAGAACCAGGAGGTAATCCAAACTGCCGTTGCGGAATCGTCCGCGATATCGCCGACTGCCTCGACGGCCAGCGGTTGCAGTATAGGTGGCAAAAAACCGTGGAATATGCTGAAAGATGCATCTTTGAAAACTCGAGAGCCCAAGAGGAATCACTCTCCGCAAACTAGTCCGCCGGTTCGAAGGTTACGGGTGAAACGAAGCTTGTTGCACATTCGACAGCAGACTAAGATGTACGCTTCGGTCGATGACTTATCCCCCGAATATTGCGGATTACCCTTTGTcaagaagttgaaaattttgaacgaaCGACAGAAGTTGGCGGAACTCGAAAAAGCGGTCAGAAGTTCGAGCTTGGATTGCACGGAGCCGACGGATATTGAGTTCGATAGTAATCTCACCAGAAGTCACTCAGAGGCTTGTGCCATCGAGTACGCAAGGAAACTGGCGAAATTAAATCAG GATCAGGCAatcactttccaaaatcagCTTTCACCCGAGAATGAAACTTTAGAACGGCGGAATCTGAAAAGCATACTTAAAAAACTGTCAGCCGAAAGTAGGACAGGAAGCTCGGAAACTTCGACCACGAATATACCAGACAAAAAAACGGCTACCGCCGAGTTACGGAAGTTAATGCGGGCACCAACGATCGAAGGCTACGCTGCGAGGCATTCCAAGCTTTCAAAAAGCGTTACCtttaataaatatactctGCAGAGCCCGCCGTCCGAGCAACCAAATAACACGGCTATCGGGGATCATCAAAATCAGCCTCTTCCGCAAGAACGGCAAGAACCGAATCCACTGCCACCGCCTCCTACTAGTAAGCTTAGCTTCCGTCCAATAAGCAGTGGCAACATTCTCCAAATAGTTTCAGGAGCACGGGAGGATGAATACCTCGGTGAACTAGTCTCCGGGATTCGCGAAGTGATTCAGGCCCGATTA gaAGACATCCAAAGTAAATTTGAACGTCAATTTACTTCATTGGAATCGGAGATTCGAAAACGAGACGAGATCATCTCCCAATTGCAGGCAAGAATTCAGGAGCTGGAGCAACGTGAAAATCCCCACATAGACGAATCTCGGGACAGTACGGAACCCGACACGTCTATGGAAGAAGACGTAGCTGAGGATCATCCATTCATGCGAGACGGATCGGTGGACACGGTATTGACAGCCCAACCGGAAATGAGACGCGGATCGTCGATGGCGCCGACGCATAACAGAAGATCATGGGAGGATCATTCGGAGGAGGAGACGTTAGAGTTGCAAGATTTGCCTAGATCGATCAGCCCGCAATCGTTGTGGAGGGACGACGTGGTAATAGACGTGGAATCGAGCAACGAACCTTCGAGTAATTCCGAAGACGAGAAGCAGGGTCAACATGGATCTGATCGTCATCAGACTGACGAGAAttatgacgacgacgacgacgacgacgacgacgacgttgacgttgatgacgacgatgacgacgggCATAATAATTGGGAGGTTGCAATGCTGGCTGAAGAATTGGAGGCCAGGCGGAGAAATAGCGAAGGATCTAGTCCAGGTTCCTAG
- the LOC124407551 gene encoding cyclic nucleotide-gated cation channel beta-1-like isoform X1, with protein sequence MKLSVSAYRAQASAHKKILCSYQHQLSYGATSQAGGPRTPSDPAAGLNFKVDRAENDAGRAGGLAPPSVHGHNPGGSDSGSGPGSRMVPGPDSGSSAPSSVPHSLATSRDDEDDDEDDSSSRRQGGSRSSERYRRRASLRKSMSNGLAATSTASNSLDSAGEVAVAEAAKRPRSTRGSQKWSNVRAVMTLYSSLRKIKRTKSNQRWMKLRTTVQLSSAISTIQKKPPLKREDSFLKRFSTRQIPESQETLDTAEGEGDATDDKDSGVRRRRPRRTQRPPKTVVNPDENFYYYWLMLLSTCVLYNLWTLIVRQSLPELQALAPAAWLACDGFTDVVFFLDVGVQFRTGYLEQGLMVYNSKKLAGHYFKSKSFILDLLALLPLDLLQVNLGSNPLLRFPRFLKVYRVYDYYYMVESRTVYPNFWRVLNLIHILLILAHWFGCFYYLLSEAEGFQGDWVYPYRPGEYATLTRKYLGSLYWSTLTLTTIGDLPTPETNAEVMAGGNPRSLARRGRLSRLLQFKHNGGYVFTIVSYLIGVFIFATIVGQVGNVITNRNANRLEFERLLDGAKTYMRHHKVPGGMKRRVLRWYDYSWSRGRIQGGGDINTALGLLPDKLKTELALHVNLSVLKKVTIFQECQPEFLHDLVLKMKAYIFTPGDSICRKGEVAREMFIIADGILEVISETGRVLTTMKAGDFFGEIGILNLDGLNKRTADVRSVGYSELFSLSREDVLGAMKDYPEAQEILQNLGRKRLMEAQRVARSVRQPTSPGHDSSDNSTGKRIVDKLRSDVKGLKNVLRKSRRNTRPEESLELQPLAPKAPMLRRQTKVDPDAHEVSAASNAEPPISPIGAGLPLLSRLRLLKEKQEREEKKNVVEIQSATVEPQTTQIPEVQNPTNQNLPLLQRILLLKAKNDQETTSDKEGPGKEPLLPKNSIPEETVEMEQNQEVIQTAVAESSAISPTASTASGCSIGGKKPWNMLKDASLKTREPKRNHSPQTSPPVRRLRVKRSLLHIRQQTKMYASVDDLSPEYCGLPFVKKLKILNERQKLAELEKAVRSSSLDCTEPTDIEFDSNLTRSHSEACAIEYARKLAKLNQDQAITFQNQLSPENETLERRNLKSILKKLSAESRTGSSETSTTNIPDKKTATAELRKLMRAPTIEGYAARHSKLSKSVTFNKYTLQSPPSEQPNNTAIGDHQNQPLPQERQEPNPLPPPPTSKLSFRPISSGNILQIVSGAREDEYLGELVSGIREVIQARLEDIQSKFERQFTSLESEIRKRDEIISQLQARIQELEQRENPHIDESRDSTEPDTSMEEDVAEDHPFMRDGSVDTVLTAQPEMRRGSSMAPTHNRRSWEDHSEEETLELQDLPRSISPQSLWRDDVVIDVESSNEPSSNSEDEKQGQHGSDRHQTDENYDDDDDDDDDDVDVDDDDDDGHNNWEVAMLAEELEARRRNSEGSSPGS encoded by the exons GTGGATCGGGCGGAGAACGACGCGGGCCGGGCGGGTGGGCTGGCCCCACCATCAGTCCACGGTCACAACCCTGGCGGGTCGGATTCTGGGTCAGGGCCTGGATCTAGGATGGTCCCAGGGCCAGACTCAGGGAGCAGCGCACCATCCTCGGTTCCTCACTCGTTGGCCACATCCCgagacgacgaagacgacgacgaggatgaCAGCAGCAGTCGACGACAGGGTGGATCGAG ATCATCAGAAAGGTATCGCCGCCGAGCTTCGCTACGGAAATCAATGAGCAACGGGCTTGCCGCGACATCAACCGCGTCCAACTCTCTGGACAGTGCAGGCGAAGTTGCAGTTGCCGAAGCTGCGAAACGGCCACGATCCACACGAGGCTCGCAAAAATGGAGCAACGTCCGTGCCGTGATGACCCTATATTCTTCACTACGTAAGATCAAGAG AACGAAAAGTAACCAGCGGTGGATGAAACTACGAACCACGGTTCAGCTGTCATCGGCAATATCAACAATTCAAAAGAAGCCTCCATTGAAGCGTGAGGATTCATTCCTGAAGCGATTTTCCACCCGACAAATACCGGAAAGTCAGGAAACCTTGGACACTGCTGAAGGCGAAGGCGATGCAACGGACGACAAGGATTCAGGTGTTCGTAGAAGACGTCCGCGGAGGACGCAACGTCCGCCAAAAACTGTCGTGAACCCAGACGAAAACTTCTATTATTACTGGTTGATGCTTTTGTCAACCTGCGTTCTATATAATTTATGGACACTTATAGTGAGACAAAGTTTACCTGAACTCCAAGCCTTGGCACCGGCTGCTTGGCTGGCATGTGACGGATTTACCgatgtggttttttttctcgacgtTGGTGTACAGTTCCGCACCGGCTACCTTGAGCAAGGACTGATGGTGTACAACAGTAAAAAATTAGCTGGACACTACTTCAAGTCGAAATCGTTCATATTGGATTTACTCGCGTTGCTGCCGTTGGACCTTTTGCAAGTGAATCTCGGCAGTAACCCGTTGTTAAGGTTTCctagatttttgaaagtttatcGAGTCTACGACTATTATTACATGGTGGAATCGCGAACAGTATACCCCAACTTCTGGAGAGTCTTAAATCTAATTCATATTCTTTTAATACTCGCTCATTGGTTTggatgtttttattatttactaaGCGAAGCTGAAGGCTTCCAAGGAGACTGGGTGTATCCGTATAGGCCAGGAGAATACGCCACTCTGACCAGAAAATATTTGGGCTCCCTTTACTGGTCCACCCTAACGTTGACTACCATCGGTGACTTGCCTACGCCAGAAACTAACGCCGA AGTCATGGCGGGCGGCAATCCCCGGAGCCTCGCTCGACGTGGCCGACTGTCCCGGCTTCTGCAGTTCAAGCATAATGGAGG GTACGTCTTCACCATTGTCAGCTACCTCATCGGAGTGTTCATATTCGCTACCATCGTCGGGCAAGTTGGCAACGTAATAACGAACAGAAACGCCAATCGTTTGGAATTTGAAAGGTTACTGGACGGTGCCAAGACTTATATGAGGCACCACAAGGTTCCCGGAGGCATGAAAAGAAGAGTGTTAAGATGGTACGATTACAGTTGGTCACGCGGAAGAATTCAAGGCGGAGGTGACATCAACACGGCACTAGGATTGCTACCAGATAAATTAAAGACTGAGCTCGCGTTGCACGTCAATTTATCCGTcctaaaaaaagttaccattttTCAG gaGTGCCAACCAGAATTTCTTCACGATTTAGTTCTTAAAATGAAGGCGTACATCTTCACCCCCGGGGACTCGATATGCCGGAAAGGTGAAGTTGCTAGAGAAATGTTTATAATAGCCGATGGGATTTTGGAGGTGATCAGTGAAACTGGAAGGGTTTTGACCACTATGAAAGCAGGCGACTTTTTCGGGGAAATCGGTATTCTGAATTTGGATGGACTAAATAA GCGTACGGCGGACGTGAGATCAGTTGGTTACTCAGAATTATTCAGCCTTTCTCGGGAGGATGTTTTGGGGGCGATGAAGGATTACCCAGAGGCtcaagaaattttacaaaatttgggCCGAAAACGTCTTATGGAGGCTCAAAGAGTGGCTAGATCCGTCAGGCAACCGACGTCTCCGGGACACGACTCGTCCGACAATAGCACCGGGAAACGAATCGTTGACAAGCTGAGGAGCGACGTTAAGGGTCTTAAAAACGTCCTCCGCAAAAGCAGGCGAAACACCAGACCCGAGGAGAGCCTGGAATTGCAACCGTTGGCGCCAAAAGCACCGATGCTGCGACGTCAAACAAAAGTCGACCCGGACGCGCACGAAGTATCGGCAGCAAGTAACGCCGAACCGCCGATATCGCCGATCGGCGCAGGGCTGCCACTCTTGTCGAGGTTGAGGCTTCTGAAGGAAAAACAAGAGcgggaagagaagaaaaatgtagTCGAAATTCAAAGCGCCACCGTCGAGCCGCAGACGACACAAATTCCCGAAGTTCAAAATCCGACGAATCAGAACTTGCCGTTGCTGCAGAGGATACTTCTGTTGAAGGCTAAAAATGATCAGGAAACGACGTCGGACAAAGAAGGACCCGGGAAAGAACCTCTTCttccaaaaaattctatacCGGAAGAAACGGTTGAGATGGAACAGAACCAGGAGGTAATCCAAACTGCCGTTGCGGAATCGTCCGCGATATCGCCGACTGCCTCGACGGCCAGCGGTTGCAGTATAGGTGGCAAAAAACCGTGGAATATGCTGAAAGATGCATCTTTGAAAACTCGAGAGCCCAAGAGGAATCACTCTCCGCAAACTAGTCCGCCGGTTCGAAGGTTACGGGTGAAACGAAGCTTGTTGCACATTCGACAGCAGACTAAGATGTACGCTTCGGTCGATGACTTATCCCCCGAATATTGCGGATTACCCTTTGTcaagaagttgaaaattttgaacgaaCGACAGAAGTTGGCGGAACTCGAAAAAGCGGTCAGAAGTTCGAGCTTGGATTGCACGGAGCCGACGGATATTGAGTTCGATAGTAATCTCACCAGAAGTCACTCAGAGGCTTGTGCCATCGAGTACGCAAGGAAACTGGCGAAATTAAATCAG GATCAGGCAatcactttccaaaatcagCTTTCACCCGAGAATGAAACTTTAGAACGGCGGAATCTGAAAAGCATACTTAAAAAACTGTCAGCCGAAAGTAGGACAGGAAGCTCGGAAACTTCGACCACGAATATACCAGACAAAAAAACGGCTACCGCCGAGTTACGGAAGTTAATGCGGGCACCAACGATCGAAGGCTACGCTGCGAGGCATTCCAAGCTTTCAAAAAGCGTTACCtttaataaatatactctGCAGAGCCCGCCGTCCGAGCAACCAAATAACACGGCTATCGGGGATCATCAAAATCAGCCTCTTCCGCAAGAACGGCAAGAACCGAATCCACTGCCACCGCCTCCTACTAGTAAGCTTAGCTTCCGTCCAATAAGCAGTGGCAACATTCTCCAAATAGTTTCAGGAGCACGGGAGGATGAATACCTCGGTGAACTAGTCTCCGGGATTCGCGAAGTGATTCAGGCCCGATTA gaAGACATCCAAAGTAAATTTGAACGTCAATTTACTTCATTGGAATCGGAGATTCGAAAACGAGACGAGATCATCTCCCAATTGCAGGCAAGAATTCAGGAGCTGGAGCAACGTGAAAATCCCCACATAGACGAATCTCGGGACAGTACGGAACCCGACACGTCTATGGAAGAAGACGTAGCTGAGGATCATCCATTCATGCGAGACGGATCGGTGGACACGGTATTGACAGCCCAACCGGAAATGAGACGCGGATCGTCGATGGCGCCGACGCATAACAGAAGATCATGGGAGGATCATTCGGAGGAGGAGACGTTAGAGTTGCAAGATTTGCCTAGATCGATCAGCCCGCAATCGTTGTGGAGGGACGACGTGGTAATAGACGTGGAATCGAGCAACGAACCTTCGAGTAATTCCGAAGACGAGAAGCAGGGTCAACATGGATCTGATCGTCATCAGACTGACGAGAAttatgacgacgacgacgacgacgacgacgacgacgttgacgttgatgacgacgatgacgacgggCATAATAATTGGGAGGTTGCAATGCTGGCTGAAGAATTGGAGGCCAGGCGGAGAAATAGCGAAGGATCTAGTCCAGGTTCCTAG